The following coding sequences are from one Candidatus Bathyarchaeota archaeon window:
- a CDS encoding translation initiation factor IF-2 subunit gamma, protein MAPLPRQPEANVGTIGHVDHGKTTLVQALTGVWAARHSEELRRGITIKLGYADCAIYRCPDCDDPSCYSTSPICPSCGSNAEFQRAISFVDAPGHEILMATMLSGAAVMDGAILVIAADEPCPQPQTREHLAAVEIIGVRNIVIVQNKIDIVTREDAIKNYNEIKRFVKGSIVEDAPIIPVSAQHGVNIDLLLSAIQEYIPTPKRDPEKPPRMHIIRSFDVNKPGTPIEELRGGVLGGSIFQGSFRVGDEVEILPGLPVKEKSRMKMHGLYTEITSLQAGGRSVEVALPGGLVGVGTMLDPSITKSDGLVGSLLGKPGTLPPVREEASLEFKLFSTVVGSQAMEKVEPISRGETLLLNIGTAKTTGIITSVSSDYVEMKLSIPVCAEEGDRVAISRRVGGRWRLIGAGALRG, encoded by the coding sequence ATAGCTCCTCTGCCACGTCAGCCTGAGGCCAATGTGGGCACGATAGGCCATGTAGACCATGGTAAGACCACACTTGTACAGGCCCTCACGGGCGTGTGGGCGGCACGCCACAGCGAGGAGTTGAGAAGAGGTATCACCATAAAGCTCGGATACGCTGACTGCGCGATATACAGGTGCCCCGATTGTGACGACCCTTCCTGCTACTCAACCTCCCCGATATGCCCCTCCTGCGGCTCGAACGCCGAGTTCCAGAGGGCTATAAGCTTTGTGGACGCCCCTGGGCATGAGATCCTCATGGCCACCATGCTGAGCGGGGCTGCAGTTATGGATGGAGCCATACTCGTTATAGCTGCTGATGAGCCCTGCCCCCAGCCGCAGACAAGGGAGCACCTGGCGGCCGTGGAGATCATAGGGGTGAGGAACATAGTCATAGTTCAGAATAAGATAGACATAGTGACCAGGGAGGACGCGATAAAGAACTATAATGAGATAAAGAGGTTCGTTAAGGGCTCGATCGTTGAGGATGCCCCCATAATCCCCGTATCTGCCCAGCACGGGGTAAACATTGACCTCCTCCTAAGCGCGATCCAGGAGTATATACCAACGCCTAAGAGGGATCCCGAGAAGCCTCCCAGGATGCATATCATCAGGAGCTTCGACGTGAATAAGCCGGGCACCCCGATTGAGGAGCTAAGGGGAGGCGTCCTAGGGGGATCCATATTCCAGGGAAGCTTCAGGGTGGGAGATGAGGTAGAGATCCTCCCAGGCCTCCCGGTTAAGGAGAAGAGCAGGATGAAGATGCATGGCCTCTACACCGAGATAACGAGCCTCCAGGCCGGAGGGAGATCCGTAGAGGTGGCCCTTCCAGGAGGCCTAGTTGGGGTTGGAACGATGCTAGACCCCTCAATCACGAAGTCGGATGGCCTCGTCGGAAGCCTCCTGGGAAAGCCTGGAACTCTTCCTCCGGTCAGGGAGGAGGCATCCCTCGAATTCAAGCTCTTCAGCACTGTGGTAGGAAGCCAGGCAATGGAGAAGGTTGAACCCATATCAAGGGGTGAAACTCTCCTCCTCAACATAGGAACCGCGAAAACCACGGGGATCATCACATCCGTCTCCAGCGATTATGTTGAGATGAAGCTCTCCATCCCCGTCTGCGCCGAGGAGGGAGACAGGGTGGCCATCAGCCGAAGGGTAGGAGGCAGATGGAGGTTAATAGGTGCCGGAGCCCTGAGGGGCTAG
- a CDS encoding amidohydrolase yields the protein MSRTKRIASEWIDEHRSRLVGLSDRVWELAELGLVEYESSKLLADELEGWGFRVMRGVAGMPTAFVAEWGSGRPVIGVMGEYDALPGLSQRPVPYREPLVEGAPGHGCGHNIHGVSGLAGAIAARIAMEEAGIQGTIRFYGCPAEESASGKVWMVRDGVFAGVDAVLSHHPSSMNVASLKSSLANNSVKFHFFGRSSHAAGSPEQGRSALDAVELMNVGVNYMREHIIEKARIHYVIEAGGGQPNVVPDYARSWYLIRAPEREQVEELYKRILDISRGAELMTETRCEVEFIKGVSNKIPNRTLSEIITANMREIGAPEYTDEELRFAERIAETIPTEAKREELRKSGRPDWEELMDILIDRSIPEPWGEGEVSSGSTDVADVSWQAPTIEFSTTAYVLGTPGHSWQVVAQSGMGIGHRSLIFAAKTIASSALDLLERRELLERAWEEFKSRLKGRNYRSPIPTDAKPPLELWRH from the coding sequence ATGTCGAGAACCAAAAGGATAGCGTCGGAATGGATTGATGAGCACCGCTCTCGGCTTGTGGGGTTGAGTGATAGGGTTTGGGAGTTGGCTGAGCTTGGGTTGGTGGAGTATGAGTCCTCGAAGCTGCTGGCTGATGAGTTGGAGGGGTGGGGTTTCAGGGTAATGAGAGGCGTGGCTGGGATGCCTACGGCCTTTGTTGCTGAGTGGGGGTCCGGCCGCCCGGTTATAGGGGTGATGGGTGAGTACGACGCCCTTCCGGGGCTGAGCCAGAGGCCTGTTCCTTATAGGGAGCCGTTGGTTGAGGGGGCTCCAGGGCATGGGTGCGGCCACAACATCCACGGGGTCTCAGGCCTAGCCGGAGCCATAGCAGCCAGGATAGCCATGGAGGAGGCGGGAATACAGGGAACCATAAGGTTCTACGGATGCCCAGCCGAGGAGAGCGCGAGTGGGAAGGTATGGATGGTGAGGGATGGTGTCTTCGCTGGCGTAGATGCGGTTCTAAGCCATCACCCAAGCTCTATGAATGTCGCATCCCTGAAGAGCAGCCTCGCCAACAACTCCGTCAAGTTTCATTTCTTTGGTAGGTCTTCTCATGCGGCTGGCTCTCCTGAGCAGGGTAGGAGCGCTCTGGATGCTGTGGAGCTGATGAATGTGGGTGTGAACTACATGAGGGAGCATATCATAGAGAAGGCAAGGATCCACTACGTGATTGAGGCGGGGGGAGGCCAGCCAAACGTAGTCCCAGACTACGCTAGAAGCTGGTATCTAATCAGGGCGCCCGAGAGGGAGCAGGTGGAGGAGCTGTATAAGAGGATACTGGACATCTCCAGAGGGGCTGAGCTGATGACGGAGACAAGGTGTGAGGTGGAGTTCATAAAGGGAGTATCGAATAAGATCCCTAACAGGACGTTGAGCGAGATCATCACGGCGAACATGAGGGAGATAGGGGCGCCGGAGTATACCGACGAGGAGCTCAGATTCGCCGAGAGGATAGCTGAGACCATCCCCACAGAGGCTAAGAGGGAGGAGTTGAGGAAGTCAGGGCGCCCAGATTGGGAGGAGCTGATGGACATCCTAATAGATAGGTCTATACCTGAACCTTGGGGCGAGGGGGAAGTCAGCTCCGGATCGACCGATGTTGCCGATGTGAGCTGGCAGGCCCCAACCATAGAGTTCAGCACAACGGCCTATGTGCTCGGAACTCCAGGACACTCCTGGCAGGTAGTAGCCCAGTCAGGTATGGGCATAGGCCATAGGTCTTTGATCTTCGCAGCTAAGACGATAGCATCCTCAGCCCTAGACTTACTGGAGAGGAGAGAGCTGCTTGAGAGGGCCTGGGAAGAGTTCAAATCGAGGCTGAAGGGTCGAAACTATAGGTCGCCGATCCCTACCGATGCGAAGCCCCCATTAGAGCTTTGGAGGCATTAA
- a CDS encoding histidinol-phosphatase encodes MLVRKDFHVHESHSRDAPGALVEEYCRAAEIKGIDEICFTTHLIISGPDTYNSIKVEEIPEYLEEIERAQSSTNVKLRVGLEVDYFPEEERRLESLLDEYPFDFILGSLHYIRGYDIGAREGSTAFFSGRGLREALNIYYTDWKSAVESGLFDVMAHPDYFRKYLHHTLPEPPTLDDYGSMLSEAIESMVSYGVGVEVNPSGYRHGIGDCYPSLEFLGVMKDRGIETVTIGSDSHRVEDLGSMLERAVARLRRVSYDHICVFEKRRNHVLSLDEVCSLN; translated from the coding sequence GTGTTAGTAAGAAAGGACTTTCACGTGCATGAGAGCCACTCCCGTGATGCTCCGGGGGCCCTCGTCGAGGAGTACTGCAGAGCCGCTGAGATTAAGGGTATAGATGAGATATGCTTCACGACTCACCTTATAATCTCAGGGCCGGATACATATAACAGCATAAAGGTTGAGGAGATCCCGGAATACCTCGAGGAGATAGAGAGGGCTCAGTCTTCGACCAATGTGAAGCTGAGGGTGGGTCTTGAGGTTGACTACTTCCCGGAGGAGGAGAGGCGCCTCGAATCGCTTCTTGATGAATACCCCTTCGACTTCATATTGGGCAGCCTCCACTACATCAGGGGTTACGATATAGGCGCGAGGGAGGGTTCCACGGCCTTCTTCAGTGGGAGGGGTTTGAGGGAGGCCCTTAACATCTACTACACTGACTGGAAGTCGGCCGTGGAGAGCGGTCTCTTCGATGTCATGGCCCACCCAGACTACTTCAGGAAGTATCTCCACCATACTCTCCCTGAGCCTCCAACACTGGACGATTATGGTTCGATGTTATCTGAGGCTATCGAGAGTATGGTGAGCTACGGTGTAGGAGTTGAGGTCAACCCCTCTGGATATAGGCATGGCATAGGAGACTGCTATCCGTCCCTGGAATTCTTGGGAGTTATGAAGGATAGGGGCATCGAGACGGTGACTATAGGCTCAGACAGCCACAGAGTTGAGGACTTGGGTTCGATGCTCGAAAGGGCTGTTGCTAGGCTTAGGAGGGTATCCTACGACCATATCTGCGTCTTCGAGAAGAGGAGAAATCACGTTTTAAGCCTCGATGAGGTCTGCAGCCTCAATTAA
- the amrS gene encoding AmmeMemoRadiSam system radical SAM enzyme: protein MEELGPTIREALLYTRRDDGSVVCGVCERRCRIWSGFRGFCGSRTNIGGRLYTLTYGDISSLSLNPIEKKPMFHYWPGSKALSAGSWGCNLRCVYCQNHSISMVSADPKSASYISPERFVDLTFEMGGLGISFTFNEASCTLLEYAIDCYTLARRRSLYCNLNTNGYMTPEALEALHRAGLDSMCIDIKGDEDFYRRFCNGADVEVVWRNSREARRIGMHVEMVNLVIPGANDDEDCIGWIIGRVREELGRDVPLHFTRFYPAHKAWEYGMNRITPVERLEEARSMALDEGLEYVYIGNVPGHPGENTYCPGCGELLIGRYGFSIIEYRLDPERRCPSCGRRIPIIGRPPSHKGP, encoded by the coding sequence ATGGAGGAGCTGGGCCCCACCATTCGAGAGGCCCTCCTCTATACGAGGAGAGATGATGGCTCCGTCGTCTGCGGGGTCTGCGAGAGGAGGTGCCGGATTTGGAGCGGATTTAGGGGCTTCTGCGGTTCTAGGACAAATATTGGGGGGAGGCTCTACACATTGACCTATGGGGACATAAGCTCCCTCAGCCTCAACCCTATAGAGAAGAAGCCTATGTTCCATTACTGGCCGGGCTCCAAGGCCCTGTCCGCAGGCTCATGGGGGTGTAACCTACGATGCGTCTACTGCCAGAACCACTCCATAAGCATGGTCTCCGCCGACCCCAAGTCTGCCTCATACATTAGCCCCGAGAGGTTTGTGGATCTCACCTTCGAGATGGGGGGCCTGGGGATCTCTTTCACCTTCAACGAGGCCTCCTGCACCCTCCTAGAGTACGCTATCGACTGCTATACCTTGGCTAGGAGGAGGAGCCTCTACTGCAACCTGAACACGAATGGCTATATGACGCCTGAAGCCCTTGAGGCTCTGCATAGAGCTGGCCTCGACTCCATGTGCATCGACATCAAGGGGGATGAAGACTTCTACAGGCGATTTTGCAACGGGGCGGATGTCGAGGTTGTCTGGAGGAACTCCAGAGAAGCTAGGAGGATTGGGATGCATGTTGAGATGGTCAACCTAGTAATCCCCGGGGCTAACGACGATGAGGACTGCATAGGCTGGATCATAGGAAGGGTTAGAGAAGAACTTGGACGGGATGTCCCGCTTCACTTCACCAGGTTCTACCCGGCACATAAGGCGTGGGAGTACGGCATGAACAGGATTACCCCTGTAGAGAGGCTGGAGGAGGCCAGGAGTATGGCATTAGACGAAGGGTTGGAGTATGTCTATATAGGGAATGTTCCAGGCCATCCAGGGGAGAACACATATTGTCCAGGATGTGGAGAGCTCTTGATAGGGAGATACGGCTTCAGCATCATAGAATATAGGTTAGACCCCGAGAGGAGGTGCCCCAGCTGCGGGAGAAGGATCCCCATAATAGGCAGGCCTCCATCTCATAAAGGGCCCTAA
- a CDS encoding MFS transporter, whose amino-acid sequence MMQKEARGIQVLLLCVFTVMLGLGIIGPIIPIYAKSMGATYSEIGLLGSIWSLSRLIFTPFVGRLSDVKGRKKIIAVGLLAYAIVSVLYAAAWDYTSLLLFRFLHGLGSAMSIPIAMAYAAEVAPGGKEGRYMGNMNLAMFAGMGLGPLIGGYLGDNLSLSAPFYVMGALAALSLILLLILLPEGGERKSGKIRPSFKMALKSSLIRAAFIYRAVMALGIGGTMGFMALFISGPEEDGGLALSISLAGLIMSFSQVSSALLQRPFGVVADRYDKFRLVILGGMIGALGYSLLPLSRSLTSLVGFLLLTSLGNAIGMPALTALITIEGRDVGMGTTMGVIEGAMSMGMILGPLIYGFVVDSLGLRAAFLTTGIICICGTITFYLLHRT is encoded by the coding sequence ATGATGCAGAAAGAGGCGAGAGGCATACAGGTGCTCCTTCTCTGCGTCTTCACGGTTATGCTTGGGCTGGGGATAATTGGCCCCATAATTCCCATTTACGCCAAGAGTATGGGGGCGACCTACTCTGAGATAGGGCTCCTCGGATCCATATGGTCCCTGTCAAGGCTCATATTCACCCCCTTCGTCGGGCGGCTCTCCGACGTGAAGGGTAGGAAGAAGATAATCGCCGTGGGCCTCCTAGCGTATGCCATAGTCTCCGTCCTCTACGCCGCAGCTTGGGATTACACATCCCTGCTGCTCTTCAGGTTTCTCCATGGCCTAGGCTCAGCCATGTCCATCCCGATAGCCATGGCCTATGCGGCTGAGGTGGCGCCAGGTGGAAAGGAGGGTAGGTACATGGGTAACATGAATCTGGCAATGTTCGCAGGGATGGGTTTAGGCCCATTAATAGGAGGTTATCTGGGAGACAACCTCTCCCTGAGCGCACCCTTCTATGTGATGGGCGCCCTAGCAGCCCTAAGCCTAATACTCCTCCTTATACTTCTACCTGAGGGTGGGGAGAGAAAAAGCGGTAAAATCCGCCCCTCCTTCAAGATGGCCCTTAAGAGCAGCCTCATCAGGGCCGCCTTCATCTATAGGGCTGTAATGGCCCTTGGTATCGGAGGAACTATGGGCTTCATGGCCCTCTTCATCTCCGGACCGGAGGAGGATGGAGGTCTGGCCCTCTCAATATCCCTAGCAGGCCTCATCATGTCATTTAGTCAGGTCTCATCAGCCCTTTTACAACGCCCCTTCGGAGTAGTGGCGGATAGGTATGATAAATTTCGGCTCGTAATCCTAGGTGGCATGATAGGCGCCCTGGGATATTCGCTATTACCCCTATCCCGATCCCTGACCAGCCTAGTGGGATTCCTCCTGTTAACCTCCCTTGGAAACGCGATAGGTATGCCAGCCCTCACCGCCCTGATAACCATCGAGGGGAGAGATGTTGGCATGGGAACCACAATGGGGGTCATAGAGGGGGCCATGAGTATGGGAATGATCCTGGGCCCCTTAATATACGGCTTTGTTGTGGACTCCCTGGGCCTTAGGGCAGCCTTCCTAACCACCGGAATAATATGCATCTGTGGAACCATCACCTTCTACCTCCTCCATAGAACCTAA
- a CDS encoding DUF488 domain-containing protein, with the protein MYTVGHSNRSLEEFMRILKRYGVGLLVDIRRWPSSRRNPQFNEDSLREALSREGIGYIWMGEALGGYRRGGLHPSPNEGWRSRGYRNYADHALSESFRAALRELINLSRMGRVALMCAERRYWRCHRRILSDHLTAAGVEVLHISDERDVRRHRLTRFAVIKDGVVTYPFSPKEN; encoded by the coding sequence ATGTACACGGTCGGCCACTCCAATAGAAGCCTAGAGGAGTTCATGAGGATCCTGAAGAGGTATGGCGTAGGTCTCCTCGTTGACATAAGGAGGTGGCCCTCCTCAAGGCGGAACCCACAGTTCAATGAGGATAGCCTCAGAGAAGCCCTTTCCAGGGAGGGGATCGGGTACATATGGATGGGCGAGGCTCTAGGCGGCTACAGGAGGGGCGGCCTCCACCCATCGCCAAATGAAGGCTGGAGGAGCAGAGGATATAGGAACTACGCCGACCACGCCTTGAGCGAGAGCTTCAGAGCTGCCCTAAGGGAGCTGATAAACCTCTCGAGGATGGGGCGGGTAGCCCTCATGTGCGCGGAGAGGAGATATTGGAGATGCCATAGGAGGATACTCTCCGACCACTTGACAGCTGCGGGTGTCGAAGTACTTCACATATCCGATGAGAGGGATGTGAGGAGACACAGGCTGACAAGATTCGCGGTCATAAAGGATGGTGTCGTAACATACCCCTTCTCCCCAAAGGAGAATTGA
- a CDS encoding MBL fold metallo-hydrolase, with product MKLTWLGHASWKVKASGKTIYIDPYQGRYDEKADIVISTHSHYDHCDAEKIEQVRTPSTVVIAPSDVASRVKAPIKSLKPGEEASINGVKIKAVEAYNYKRFRSPGNPFHPKGLGVGYLIMAEGKTIYHAGDTDFIPEMKELKNIDVALIPTGGTYTMDNPEAAEAVVAMHPKVVIPMHIWDTNPGEFKRRVESISDVKVVILRPGDTYEV from the coding sequence ATGAAGCTGACATGGCTGGGCCATGCAAGCTGGAAGGTTAAGGCCTCTGGGAAGACGATTTACATAGATCCCTACCAAGGCCGTTATGACGAGAAGGCCGACATCGTTATCTCAACCCATTCTCACTATGATCACTGCGACGCTGAGAAGATTGAGCAGGTGAGGACGCCTAGCACAGTCGTTATAGCCCCTTCAGATGTAGCGTCTAGGGTTAAGGCCCCCATCAAGAGCCTCAAGCCCGGTGAGGAGGCCTCCATCAACGGTGTGAAGATCAAGGCCGTTGAGGCCTACAACTATAAGCGTTTTAGGTCTCCTGGAAACCCCTTCCATCCGAAGGGGCTGGGGGTAGGCTATTTGATAATGGCGGAGGGCAAGACCATCTACCATGCGGGTGATACGGACTTCATACCCGAGATGAAGGAGCTGAAGAACATTGATGTAGCCCTCATCCCGACGGGTGGCACATATACCATGGATAACCCTGAGGCGGCGGAGGCAGTTGTCGCCATGCATCCCAAGGTAGTAATACCAATGCATATCTGGGACACTAATCCCGGGGAGTTCAAGAGGAGGGTTGAATCCATCTCGGATGTTAAGGTGGTAATCCTCAGGCCCGGCGACACTTACGAGGTTTGA
- the infB gene encoding translation initiation factor IF-2 produces the protein MPVDTGKTSLLDRIRGTAVQLREAGGITQQIGASFFPTETLAAITQQLMKSFKVSIKIPGLLVIDTPGHEAFANLRRRGGSVADLSILVVDVTHGFENQTYESIDILRSRRTPFIVAANKIDLIPGWRSTPDSLFMVSYSRQEPAVREDLDNRLYNIMGALSTLGFKSDRFDRVRDFTRNVAIVPVSAKTGEGIGELIAILIGLTQQYLQEKLMVTQGPARGTVLEVKEEVGLGTTINAIIYDGVLRQGDTIIVGGKEGAIATGVRAILMPQPLDEIRDPRKRFINIAEASAAAGIKIVAPNLENAVPGAPLIAVGEGVPLERALEEVASEVARIRFYTDKVGIVLKSDTLGSLEALIDLFRARGIPIRLADIGDVSKRDVVEAVAVRYEEPLYGAILAFNVRVLPDAEREARAEGIPIFKRDVIYNLIDDYFRWLEAERDAKEKREFDALIKPGKIEVLEGFIFRRSNPAIFGVKVLAGAIAPNREMINMEGEVLGRITQIQEEGKPISLAEEGKEVAVSMPKPIIGRHIKEGDILYVDVPEEHVRVLRDRFSSRLTERALETLKELVEIKRRRDPVWAM, from the coding sequence ATGCCAGTCGACACGGGTAAGACTTCTCTCCTCGACAGGATCAGGGGCACTGCAGTCCAGCTCAGGGAGGCTGGAGGAATAACCCAGCAGATAGGGGCGAGCTTCTTCCCGACGGAGACCCTGGCCGCAATAACCCAGCAGCTCATGAAGAGCTTCAAGGTCTCCATAAAAATTCCAGGCCTACTTGTTATAGATACCCCTGGCCATGAGGCCTTCGCCAACCTTCGCCGTAGGGGAGGCTCCGTCGCAGACCTATCTATCTTGGTCGTTGATGTCACTCACGGCTTTGAGAATCAGACCTATGAGTCCATCGATATATTGAGGAGCAGGAGAACCCCGTTCATAGTGGCGGCGAACAAGATCGACCTGATCCCCGGCTGGAGGAGCACCCCCGACTCCCTATTCATGGTCTCCTATTCGAGGCAGGAACCCGCCGTTAGGGAAGACCTAGACAATCGACTCTATAACATCATGGGGGCCCTCTCAACCCTGGGATTCAAGTCTGATAGGTTCGATAGGGTCAGAGACTTCACCAGGAATGTGGCTATTGTCCCGGTGAGCGCCAAGACCGGAGAGGGAATAGGGGAGCTCATAGCCATCCTCATAGGTCTTACGCAGCAGTACCTCCAAGAGAAGCTCATGGTCACCCAGGGGCCTGCGAGGGGGACAGTTCTAGAGGTTAAGGAGGAGGTCGGCTTAGGCACAACGATCAACGCAATAATCTATGATGGAGTCCTGAGGCAGGGGGACACCATAATAGTTGGGGGTAAGGAGGGGGCAATAGCCACGGGGGTGAGGGCAATACTCATGCCGCAGCCCCTTGACGAGATTAGGGATCCACGGAAAAGGTTCATCAACATAGCCGAGGCCTCAGCGGCAGCTGGGATAAAGATCGTCGCCCCAAACCTTGAGAACGCGGTTCCAGGAGCCCCATTGATAGCGGTGGGGGAGGGGGTACCCCTGGAGCGGGCGCTTGAGGAGGTGGCCTCTGAGGTGGCTAGAATACGCTTCTACACGGACAAGGTGGGCATCGTCCTAAAGTCAGATACCCTCGGCTCCCTTGAAGCCCTCATAGACCTCTTTAGGGCTAGGGGAATCCCCATAAGGCTGGCCGATATCGGCGATGTCTCCAAGAGGGATGTGGTCGAAGCCGTGGCTGTTAGATATGAGGAGCCCCTCTATGGAGCCATACTCGCCTTCAACGTGAGGGTTCTTCCGGACGCGGAGAGGGAGGCCAGAGCGGAGGGGATACCCATCTTCAAGAGAGATGTGATCTACAACCTCATCGACGACTACTTCAGGTGGCTTGAGGCTGAGAGGGATGCAAAGGAGAAGAGAGAGTTCGACGCCCTGATCAAGCCCGGGAAGATAGAGGTTCTGGAGGGCTTCATCTTCAGGAGGTCTAACCCCGCCATCTTCGGCGTCAAGGTTCTAGCCGGAGCCATCGCCCCAAACAGGGAGATGATAAACATGGAGGGGGAAGTTCTAGGCCGGATAACCCAGATACAGGAGGAGGGTAAACCGATATCCCTAGCCGAGGAGGGAAAGGAGGTGGCGGTCTCCATGCCGAAGCCCATAATAGGTAGACATATAAAAGAGGGGGACATCCTCTACGTCGACGTCCCAGAGGAGCATGTGAGGGTGTTAAGAGACAGGTTCTCAAGCCGCCTAACTGAGCGGGCTCTCGAAACCCTTAAAGAGCTGGTTGAGATAAAGCGGAGAAGGGACCCTGTCTGGGCCATGTAG
- a CDS encoding 30S ribosomal protein S6e, whose translation MPTLIVSDPETGKSRKVEIEDSRMSTLIGRRIGEILDGSIANLPGYKIQLTGGCDKDGIPMRPDIHGGVKGRFILSGGVGYKPKNPGERRKKMVRGNTVTADTKYLNFKIVSRSTPKSNP comes from the coding sequence ATGCCAACCTTAATAGTCTCAGACCCCGAGACGGGGAAGAGCAGAAAGGTCGAGATAGAGGACTCTAGGATGTCCACCCTCATAGGGAGGAGGATAGGAGAGATCCTAGACGGCTCCATCGCCAACCTGCCCGGATACAAGATACAGCTGACGGGGGGATGTGACAAGGATGGAATACCAATGAGGCCCGACATCCACGGGGGGGTGAAGGGAAGATTCATCCTAAGCGGCGGCGTCGGCTATAAACCAAAAAATCCTGGAGAGAGGAGAAAGAAGATGGTGAGGGGAAACACGGTTACAGCAGATACAAAATATCTAAACTTTAAGATCGTATCAAGGTCAACACCAAAATCAAACCCTTGA
- a CDS encoding potassium channel protein, with product MRRLKKIEYTPVSVRETLLQLKDISELMIDLSYSAIILNDKELAREVLELEERIDNMLYVLDMNLMLAARDPEDAEALAGVAHVSVLMNAISDAAAEIADLVLNDIEVHPIAREVFKKTMEVLSRIEVAEGSTLVEKTVDELDLASAIGVDIIAIKRGRHWLINPEKEVIMPEDILMARGGSTGIRILERAARGEIDELM from the coding sequence ATGAGACGCTTGAAGAAGATAGAATATACTCCCGTATCGGTAAGGGAGACCCTGCTCCAGTTGAAGGACATATCTGAACTCATGATAGACCTATCATACTCGGCCATAATTCTGAATGACAAGGAACTTGCCAGGGAGGTCTTGGAGCTTGAGGAGAGGATCGACAACATGCTATATGTACTCGATATGAACTTGATGCTCGCGGCTCGGGATCCCGAGGACGCCGAGGCTCTGGCTGGAGTGGCACATGTAAGTGTGTTGATGAACGCTATATCGGATGCAGCGGCGGAGATAGCTGACCTCGTCCTGAACGACATAGAGGTCCACCCCATAGCCAGGGAGGTCTTCAAGAAGACTATGGAGGTTCTCTCGAGGATCGAGGTGGCTGAAGGATCGACGCTCGTCGAAAAAACCGTTGATGAGCTCGACCTTGCCTCAGCCATAGGTGTAGATATAATAGCGATAAAGAGGGGTAGACACTGGCTGATAAACCCGGAGAAGGAGGTTATAATGCCAGAGGACATACTCATGGCCAGGGGAGGCTCCACCGGTATTAGAATCCTCGAAAGGGCTGCGAGGGGAGAGATAGATGAACTCATGTGA
- a CDS encoding D-aminoacyl-tRNA deacylase, with translation MGAVGITLSRSDPAGVTILKRFLEMGFKEESGVLRLGDIFIFVIEPLIVPAEKYKVPPEPKPYPIDYDSLAEKYGIEYYVVASRHWSASGTPCLTVHPTGNFGKAVYGGRDRELQPVPANPMRNVFLELLRNPPRGYEVSLEATHHSPTQFRTPMFFAELGSSEKEWRDEEAASHLAKSIVEGIKSQGRAPTAIGFGGGHYCPTFSLLEREVAFGHICPKYALDLLTEDLIRQMVERTLDGVEKAFIEDGVKGYQRKRVEVALRKLGINIEEG, from the coding sequence TTGGGAGCTGTGGGGATCACCTTATCCAGATCTGATCCTGCGGGGGTCACCATCCTTAAGAGATTCCTTGAGATGGGCTTCAAAGAGGAGAGCGGAGTCTTAAGGCTCGGAGACATATTCATATTCGTGATCGAGCCCCTAATAGTCCCAGCAGAGAAATACAAAGTGCCGCCGGAGCCGAAGCCTTATCCAATAGACTACGACTCTCTAGCAGAGAAGTATGGGATCGAGTATTATGTGGTCGCCTCTAGGCACTGGTCGGCCAGCGGAACCCCATGCCTCACCGTCCATCCCACAGGCAACTTCGGAAAGGCTGTTTATGGGGGGAGGGATAGAGAGCTCCAGCCCGTCCCAGCGAACCCCATGAGAAATGTCTTCCTAGAGCTTCTAAGGAACCCACCCAGGGGCTATGAGGTTTCATTGGAGGCCACCCACCACTCTCCAACCCAGTTCAGGACCCCGATGTTCTTCGCCGAGCTTGGAAGCAGCGAGAAGGAGTGGAGGGATGAGGAAGCCGCTTCCCACCTCGCCAAGTCAATAGTTGAAGGCATAAAATCCCAGGGTAGAGCCCCAACAGCCATAGGCTTCGGGGGAGGCCACTACTGCCCGACATTCAGCCTTCTGGAGAGGGAGGTAGCCTTCGGCCATATATGCCCCAAGTACGCCCTAGACCTGCTCACAGAGGACCTTATAAGGCAGATGGTGGAGCGGACCCTAGATGGAGTGGAGAAAGCGTTCATAGAGGATGGCGTTAAGGGTTACCAGAGAAAGAGGGTGGAGGTGGCCTTGAGGAAGCTCGGGATAAATATCGAAGAGGGTTGA